The following nucleotide sequence is from Staphylococcus chromogenes.
TTGAAAAAAACAAAAACCAACAAACAATTCTTTGAAGAGTTAAAGAAAAGTGCGCTAGAAAGCACCCGTACAGGTAAGCCGATTATTTAAAATGAATAAATGTTAAAGTAGGGTTGCATTTTAAAAATGCAACCTTTATAATGTTTAAGTATTGGTGAAAACTCACAAATAACTCTGTTCCGGATGGTTCAGGGCAAAGGAGCTGAAAATAATGAAACAAGGCATTCATCCAGAATACCGTAAAGTAATCTTCTTAGATACTACAACAGATTTTAAATTCTTAAGTGGTTCTACGAAGTTTTCTAACGAAACAATGGAATGGGAAGATGGTAACGAGTATCCAGTTATTCGTTTAGATATCTCTTCAGATTCACACCCATTCTACACAGGACGTCAAAAATTTGCTGCTGCAGATGGTCGTGTGGAACGTTTCAACAAGAAATTCGGTCTCAAATCAAACAACTAATTATCGTATTAACGAAATACAAGGGAGCGGGACATTGGTCTCTGCTCCTTTTTTGTAGACAAAAGCACTTTTTTG
It contains:
- a CDS encoding type B 50S ribosomal protein L31, with the translated sequence MKQGIHPEYRKVIFLDTTTDFKFLSGSTKFSNETMEWEDGNEYPVIRLDISSDSHPFYTGRQKFAAADGRVERFNKKFGLKSNN